The proteins below come from a single Mesobacillus jeotgali genomic window:
- a CDS encoding PP2C family serine/threonine-protein phosphatase, with protein sequence MIQQFKDKIELYAYQTIKEGKIECGDSYYYTATDDYFVCVLADGLGSGQYAHEASAAVVSVVEQHHHEDVDTLMKYCNNILVQKRGAAVSIFKVYFETREFVYSCVGNIRFFLYTSSGKLTYPLPVTGYLSGKPQVFHTQRFVYEPESKFLIYSDGFDNIHGAKTILKGYRSVGAIAEQIKSEYANSMDDATFIVGSLL encoded by the coding sequence ATGATTCAACAGTTCAAAGACAAAATAGAACTTTATGCTTACCAGACAATAAAAGAAGGTAAAATAGAGTGCGGTGACAGCTATTATTATACAGCTACTGATGATTATTTTGTCTGTGTACTTGCTGATGGATTAGGGTCCGGGCAATACGCCCATGAAGCCTCTGCGGCAGTCGTTTCAGTAGTGGAGCAACACCACCATGAAGACGTAGATACGCTCATGAAATACTGCAACAATATACTGGTGCAAAAAAGAGGAGCCGCTGTTTCAATCTTCAAAGTCTATTTCGAGACCCGCGAGTTTGTATACAGCTGCGTCGGAAATATCCGCTTCTTTCTCTATACATCAAGTGGCAAGCTGACATACCCATTGCCAGTCACGGGTTATCTGTCAGGTAAGCCGCAGGTGTTTCATACCCAGAGATTCGTTTATGAGCCAGAATCAAAATTCCTGATTTACTCAGACGGTTTTGACAATATCCATGGCGCTAAAACGATATTGAAGGGATATCGCTCGGTTGGTGCAATCGCAGAACAAATCAAAAGCGAATATGCCAACTCAATGGATGATGCAACTTTTATTGTAGGAAGTCTACTTTAG
- the tsaB gene encoding tRNA (adenosine(37)-N6)-threonylcarbamoyltransferase complex dimerization subunit type 1 TsaB produces MKVLSIDTSNYVLGIGLLDGETVLGEYISNIKKNHSVRVMPAIQTLMEECNIKPADLSKIVVAEGPGSYTGVRIGVTIAKTMAWTLKIPLSGVSSLQVAAASAGRYFNGYVSPFFDARRGQIYTGLYKFEDQKLQIVKKDQLVMSADWVKTLNELDSRVLFTSNDLNLHEEVIKEGLGDKAVLAEITELNPRPAELALLGRDKEAVDLHTFVPNYIRLAEAEANWLKAQETKK; encoded by the coding sequence ATGAAGGTATTATCGATTGATACGTCCAATTATGTTTTGGGTATTGGTTTGCTTGATGGCGAAACTGTTTTGGGCGAGTATATTTCCAATATAAAAAAGAATCATTCAGTAAGGGTTATGCCGGCAATCCAGACATTGATGGAAGAATGCAACATAAAGCCAGCAGATCTATCAAAGATTGTAGTCGCTGAAGGACCTGGATCGTACACGGGTGTTCGTATCGGCGTGACAATCGCGAAGACCATGGCCTGGACATTAAAGATCCCGTTATCTGGGGTTTCAAGCCTTCAGGTTGCTGCAGCATCAGCTGGACGCTATTTTAACGGTTATGTTTCTCCTTTCTTTGATGCAAGGAGAGGACAGATTTATACAGGTTTATATAAGTTTGAAGATCAAAAGCTGCAGATTGTAAAAAAGGATCAGCTTGTCATGTCAGCTGATTGGGTAAAAACATTGAATGAGTTGGACAGCAGGGTTTTGTTCACGAGTAATGATTTGAATCTCCATGAAGAGGTCATTAAGGAAGGGCTTGGTGACAAAGCTGTCTTGGCAGAGATTACGGAGTTGAACCCTAGACCGGCAGAGCTTGCATTATTGGGACGGGATAAAGAGGCTGTTGACCTTCATACATTTGTCCCTAATTATATCCGCCTGGCAGAAGCAGAGGCTAATTGGCTGAAAGCACAAGAGACTAAGAAATAA
- a CDS encoding PP2C family protein-serine/threonine phosphatase, whose protein sequence is MDFREMMESKYRDILDNYIKEQSEQALYAGQKFSRKSIEQKIAPEEIVSLHKSILLEMYPELPDDIMHSFDILLEVMIAYGIAYREHQSLRHQQEELRSEMEIAANVQQTLLGTKIPAVPGIDIGAISVPAKHMNGDYFHFVQDENNNISVAIADVIGKGIPAALCMSMIKYAMDSLPENRLDPSSILENLNRVVEQNVDPSMFITMFYGMFNPSNNVFYYASAGHEPGFYYDSKKKEFSELVARGLLLGVDKRTKYTQYEKEILPGDMVILMSDGVTECRTEEGFIEKETLIGYINKYIHLNAQEIVNNIFRELEKLQHFQLRDDFTLIILKRDV, encoded by the coding sequence ATGGATTTCCGAGAAATGATGGAATCAAAGTATCGGGATATTCTTGACAATTATATAAAAGAGCAATCTGAGCAGGCATTATATGCAGGGCAGAAATTCAGCCGCAAGTCGATTGAGCAAAAAATTGCACCGGAAGAAATCGTCAGCCTCCATAAAAGCATACTGCTCGAGATGTATCCTGAACTTCCAGATGATATCATGCATTCCTTTGATATCCTCCTTGAGGTGATGATTGCCTATGGTATCGCATACCGAGAGCATCAAAGCCTGAGACACCAGCAGGAGGAATTAAGATCTGAAATGGAAATTGCCGCCAATGTTCAGCAAACCTTGCTGGGTACGAAAATTCCAGCTGTGCCTGGGATTGATATCGGGGCCATCAGTGTTCCGGCCAAGCATATGAACGGTGACTATTTCCATTTTGTCCAGGATGAGAACAATAATATCAGTGTCGCGATCGCTGATGTCATTGGAAAGGGTATTCCGGCCGCACTTTGTATGTCCATGATCAAGTATGCAATGGACAGCCTGCCAGAAAACCGGCTTGATCCGAGCAGCATCCTGGAAAATCTGAACAGAGTCGTTGAACAGAACGTTGACCCAAGCATGTTCATCACGATGTTCTACGGAATGTTCAATCCTTCCAACAACGTCTTCTACTATGCCTCAGCAGGGCATGAGCCTGGCTTCTATTATGATTCCAAAAAGAAGGAATTCTCTGAGTTGGTCGCTAGAGGCTTACTGCTAGGGGTGGACAAGCGGACGAAGTATACCCAGTATGAGAAAGAAATACTTCCTGGGGATATGGTGATCTTGATGTCTGACGGAGTGACCGAGTGCAGAACGGAAGAAGGATTCATCGAAAAGGAAACATTAATCGGATATATAAATAAATATATTCACTTAAATGCTCAGGAAATTGTCAATAATATCTTTAGGGAACTTGAAAAACTTCAGCATTTCCAATTGCGTGATGATTTTACTCTAATCATTTTAAAAAGAGATGTTTAA
- the tsaD gene encoding tRNA (adenosine(37)-N6)-threonylcarbamoyltransferase complex transferase subunit TsaD, with translation MTKDQLIMGIETSCDETAVAIVKNGREILANVVASQIESHKRFGGVVPEIASRHHVEQVTLVLEEALTQANVDIKDLDAIAVTEGPGLVGALLIGVNAAKALAFANGIPLVGVHHIAGHIYANRLVAEMNFPLLSLVVSGGHTELIYMKEHGHFEVIGETRDDAAGEAYDKVARTLHLPYPGGPHIDRLAHEGKATIDLPRAWLEEGSYDFSFSGLKSAVINVVHNAQQRGEEIAPQDLAASFQESVIDVLVTKTQKAVKEYGVKQVLLAGGVAANKGLREKLSTEFTGSDVEIVIPPLSLCTDNAAMIAAAGSVLYEKGQRADLTLNGNPGLEITIHN, from the coding sequence ATGACAAAAGACCAATTAATAATGGGAATAGAGACAAGCTGTGATGAGACAGCAGTCGCGATTGTAAAAAATGGACGAGAAATCCTGGCTAATGTCGTTGCGTCGCAGATTGAGAGCCATAAGCGCTTCGGCGGTGTTGTACCTGAAATCGCATCCAGGCATCATGTTGAACAGGTGACGCTTGTGCTGGAGGAAGCGTTAACTCAGGCTAATGTGGATATTAAGGATTTGGATGCCATTGCGGTGACGGAAGGTCCTGGCCTGGTTGGCGCACTATTGATCGGAGTGAATGCTGCAAAAGCTTTGGCATTTGCGAATGGCATTCCTCTTGTTGGAGTCCATCATATCGCCGGCCATATCTATGCGAACCGGCTTGTGGCGGAGATGAACTTCCCGCTGCTTTCACTTGTCGTGTCGGGCGGACATACTGAGCTCATTTATATGAAGGAACACGGCCATTTCGAAGTGATTGGCGAGACTCGAGATGACGCAGCAGGCGAAGCCTATGACAAGGTTGCAAGGACATTGCACCTTCCATATCCGGGAGGCCCGCATATCGATCGGCTGGCTCATGAAGGAAAGGCAACAATCGATCTGCCTCGAGCATGGCTGGAGGAAGGTTCCTATGATTTCAGCTTCAGTGGATTGAAGTCAGCTGTGATCAACGTTGTGCATAATGCTCAGCAGCGTGGAGAGGAAATCGCACCCCAAGACCTTGCAGCCAGCTTCCAGGAGAGTGTGATTGATGTACTTGTTACAAAAACTCAAAAGGCTGTTAAGGAATACGGAGTAAAACAAGTACTGCTTGCTGGAGGAGTTGCAGCGAATAAAGGATTAAGAGAAAAACTATCCACAGAATTTACAGGTTCGGATGTGGAAATAGTCATTCCTCCATTGTCTTTATGCACAGACAATGCCGCAATGATTGCCGCTGCAGGAAGCGTTTTGTATGAAAAGGGACAGCGAGCCGATTTAACGTTGAATGGAAATCCAGGACTGGAGATAACTATCCACAACTAA
- the cmpA gene encoding cortex morphogenetic protein CmpA — protein sequence MPVWFQNQMKRAFYEKNRYQIKLLNQCWYFYRNKQGLND from the coding sequence ATGCCTGTCTGGTTTCAGAATCAAATGAAACGAGCCTTCTACGAGAAAAATAGGTATCAAATCAAACTTTTAAACCAATGTTGGTACTTTTATAGAAATAAACAGGGATTAAACGATTAA
- a CDS encoding anti-sigma regulatory factor: MDIQSCVTIINEWDIVAARQLGRNVAKELGFGTVDQARITTAISELARNIYLYAGKGQICIDKLYDGGKAGLRINAMDSGPGIKEIRQVMEDGFSTSGGLGAGLPGVKRLMDEFDIDSSPGQGTQIKATKWLR; encoded by the coding sequence ATGGACATCCAATCCTGCGTTACGATCATAAACGAATGGGACATCGTCGCAGCACGCCAGCTTGGCCGGAATGTTGCGAAGGAGCTTGGTTTTGGAACAGTTGACCAGGCACGAATCACCACCGCCATCAGTGAATTGGCCAGAAATATCTACTTATACGCCGGCAAAGGGCAGATTTGCATCGATAAATTATATGACGGCGGTAAAGCGGGATTGCGAATCAACGCAATGGACAGCGGCCCAGGTATAAAAGAAATACGCCAAGTCATGGAAGATGGCTTTTCAACATCAGGAGGACTAGGAGCCGGCCTTCCCGGAGTGAAGCGTCTAATGGATGAGTTTGACATAGACTCGAGCCCCGGACAAGGAACTCAGATTAAAGCGACTAAATGGCTCCGTTAG
- the tsaE gene encoding tRNA (adenosine(37)-N6)-threonylcarbamoyltransferase complex ATPase subunit type 1 TsaE produces MATYQYISKQPEDTKDFAKRLAGILQAGDVIALEGDLGAGKTTFTKGLAEGLGITRNVNSPTFTIIKEYQGRLPLYHMDVYRVEDAFEDLGFEEYFEGNGVTVVEWAHLIEAQLPEELLLLQLYLDENGARRIVAEPKGSRYEELCKEIF; encoded by the coding sequence ATGGCGACTTATCAATACATTTCAAAGCAGCCGGAAGACACAAAGGATTTTGCCAAGAGGCTGGCTGGTATTCTTCAAGCAGGAGATGTCATTGCCCTTGAAGGTGATTTAGGTGCAGGAAAGACGACTTTTACAAAAGGTCTTGCCGAAGGATTGGGAATCACCAGGAATGTGAACAGCCCGACGTTCACGATCATCAAGGAGTACCAGGGAAGGCTGCCGTTGTACCATATGGATGTCTACCGTGTTGAAGATGCGTTTGAAGATCTAGGTTTTGAAGAATACTTTGAAGGTAATGGTGTAACGGTTGTGGAATGGGCTCATTTGATCGAAGCCCAGCTGCCTGAGGAGCTATTGCTTCTTCAATTATATCTTGATGAAAACGGGGCTAGAAGAATCGTTGCTGAGCCAAAGGGCAGTCGGTATGAAGAATTGTGTAAGGAGATATTTTAA
- the sigB gene encoding RNA polymerase sigma factor SigB, translating to MQRQSQPKQRPKEEINELIKAYQLHEDADAQNELVLHYQNLVETIARKYSKGRSFHEDIFQVGMIGLLGAIRRYDETFGKSFEAFAVPTIIGEIKRFLRDKTWSVHVPRRIKELGPKIKTTVEDLTTQLHRSPRVDEIAEALQVSEEEVLEAMEMGKSYQALSVDHSIEADSDGGTVTLLDIVGNIDDGYEKINQRMVLEKVLHVLSEREKLIIQYTYLDNLSQKEAGDKLGISQMHVSRLQRRAIKKLQEAIHAENNNSEYIT from the coding sequence ATGCAGAGACAATCTCAACCTAAGCAAAGGCCAAAAGAAGAGATTAATGAATTAATCAAAGCCTACCAGCTGCATGAGGATGCAGACGCCCAGAATGAGCTGGTTCTTCACTATCAAAACCTTGTAGAAACAATCGCGAGAAAGTACTCAAAGGGAAGGTCGTTCCATGAGGATATTTTCCAGGTTGGGATGATTGGCCTTTTAGGCGCAATCCGCCGTTACGATGAAACATTCGGTAAAAGCTTTGAAGCATTTGCCGTACCGACTATCATTGGTGAAATCAAAAGATTTTTAAGAGATAAAACATGGAGTGTCCATGTACCGCGCAGGATAAAGGAGCTTGGTCCAAAAATCAAGACGACAGTCGAAGATTTGACCACCCAGCTGCACCGCTCTCCGCGTGTGGATGAAATTGCCGAAGCACTTCAGGTTTCCGAAGAAGAAGTATTGGAAGCCATGGAGATGGGAAAAAGCTACCAGGCATTATCTGTGGACCATTCTATTGAAGCTGATTCTGACGGAGGAACAGTCACCCTGTTGGATATCGTTGGAAACATTGATGATGGCTATGAAAAAATCAATCAAAGAATGGTGCTCGAGAAAGTACTCCATGTACTAAGTGAACGCGAAAAGTTAATTATCCAATATACCTATCTTGATAACCTGAGCCAGAAAGAGGCTGGAGACAAGCTTGGTATTTCGCAGATGCATGTATCCAGACTTCAAAGAAGGGCAATCAAAAAGCTTCAAGAAGCGATCCATGCGGAAAACAACAATTCGGAGTACATTACATGA
- a CDS encoding anti-sigma factor antagonist: MNISIDVKETESTLAVKVSGEIDAYTAPQLREKLFPMSEKEGVKMVVDLSEVNYMDSTGLGVFVGVFKNVRAHDGEFKIVGLSERLQRLFEITGLADIIDINSQIEGGVQ, from the coding sequence ATGAATATTTCGATAGATGTGAAAGAAACAGAATCAACATTAGCAGTCAAGGTAAGTGGCGAAATTGATGCATATACAGCTCCACAGTTACGTGAAAAGCTTTTCCCTATGTCCGAAAAAGAGGGCGTAAAGATGGTTGTTGACCTTTCAGAGGTCAATTATATGGATAGTACAGGGCTTGGAGTATTTGTGGGAGTGTTCAAAAACGTGCGTGCACATGACGGTGAGTTTAAAATCGTTGGGTTGTCCGAGCGTTTACAGAGACTTTTCGAAATCACTGGCTTGGCCGATATTATCGATATAAACAGCCAGATTGAGGGTGGAGTGCAATGA
- the rimI gene encoding ribosomal protein S18-alanine N-acetyltransferase, with product MNNTITFRNMTVDDLDEVMEVELKSFTVPWSKEAFFNELTKNQFAHYLIVEVDQRVVGYCGVWIIIDEAHITNIALLPEYRGMKLGEALMAKVMELARELGAMRMTLEVRVSNERAQNLYGKFGFEEGAIRKQYYTDNMEDAIVMWVNL from the coding sequence ATGAATAATACGATAACGTTCCGTAATATGACGGTTGATGATCTGGATGAAGTGATGGAGGTAGAGCTCAAATCCTTTACTGTTCCATGGAGTAAAGAAGCTTTTTTCAATGAGTTGACGAAGAACCAGTTTGCGCATTATCTAATAGTGGAAGTGGATCAAAGGGTAGTTGGTTACTGTGGAGTATGGATCATCATAGATGAAGCACATATCACAAATATTGCCTTACTTCCGGAATACAGGGGCATGAAGCTTGGAGAAGCTCTTATGGCAAAGGTGATGGAGCTGGCTCGTGAATTGGGCGCAATGAGGATGACTCTGGAAGTCAGGGTCAGTAATGAAAGGGCCCAGAATCTTTATGGCAAGTTCGGTTTTGAAGAAGGGGCTATAAGAAAACAATATTATACTGACAATATGGAAGACGCTATAGTAATGTGGGTGAATTTATAA
- a CDS encoding Tex family protein — protein MDKQDQYVKIIAKEQSLTAKQVQSVISLIDEGNTVPFIARYRKEMTGALDEVQIRDIVERWQYIQNLEQRKEEVIRLIEEQGKLTDELKGSIEKAIKLQEVEDLYRPYKQKRRTKATVAKEKGLEPLAQWMLEFPVNGSLEDKAREFLSEEKGVDSIEDAIAGAKDIIAEILSDDADSRKWIRNETFKTGSIESSVKNEEQDEKNVYEMYYEYSEPVSKVVPHRILALNRGEKEDLLRVSIKPKADVIMSYLQRNWVTKNHSVTAASVTVAIEDAYKRLIQPSIEREIRNELTEKAEEQAIHIFSENLRKLLLQPPLKGKVVLGVDPAFRTGCKLAAVDETGKVLSIGVIYPHTSGAKNTEAKDKFIKVLNDYEVEMVAIGNGTASRETEQFVSDILKEMDKEIFYLIVNEAGASVYSASDLAREEFPNYQVEERSAVSIARRLQDPLAELVKIDPKSVGVGQYQHDVSQKKLSESLTFVVETAVNQVGVNVNTASSSLLQYVSGLSKTVANNIVKKREEEGKFTSRTQLKKIPRLGAKTYEQAIGFLRVIDGKEPLDRTGIHPESYGEVKQLLDSLGFKSKDLGTPALKDALAKINIDQTADELGIGKLTLKDIIDALVRPERDPRDELPAPLLKKDVLKLEDLKTGMELQGTVRNVVDFGAFVDIGVKQDGLVHISKLSNRFVKHPLDIVSVGDVVTVWVDSVDQKKGRVALTMLKPDQA, from the coding sequence ATGGATAAGCAAGATCAATATGTGAAAATCATTGCCAAAGAGCAATCGTTAACAGCTAAACAAGTGCAAAGTGTCATTTCATTAATAGATGAAGGAAACACTGTACCGTTCATAGCCCGTTATCGAAAGGAAATGACCGGTGCGCTTGATGAAGTGCAAATCCGTGACATCGTTGAAAGATGGCAATACATACAGAATTTAGAACAGCGAAAAGAGGAAGTCATCAGGCTCATCGAAGAACAAGGAAAGCTGACTGACGAATTGAAGGGAAGCATCGAAAAAGCAATCAAGCTCCAGGAAGTAGAAGACCTTTACCGTCCCTACAAGCAAAAAAGAAGGACGAAAGCGACTGTCGCAAAAGAAAAGGGCCTTGAACCTCTTGCTCAGTGGATGCTGGAGTTTCCGGTAAACGGAAGTCTCGAAGACAAAGCCCGCGAGTTTTTATCAGAAGAAAAAGGTGTTGACTCTATCGAAGATGCGATTGCCGGCGCGAAAGACATTATCGCTGAAATTCTTTCCGATGACGCCGACAGCCGCAAGTGGATTCGAAATGAAACCTTTAAAACTGGCTCCATCGAATCTTCGGTAAAAAATGAAGAGCAAGATGAGAAAAATGTTTATGAAATGTACTATGAATACTCGGAGCCAGTCAGTAAAGTGGTGCCGCACCGAATCCTTGCACTCAATCGCGGTGAAAAAGAAGATCTGTTGCGAGTGTCAATAAAACCAAAAGCAGATGTCATCATGAGCTACTTGCAGCGTAATTGGGTTACTAAAAATCACTCTGTCACAGCTGCTTCAGTAACCGTGGCTATCGAAGATGCATATAAGCGACTGATCCAGCCGTCAATCGAACGTGAGATCAGGAATGAACTGACAGAAAAAGCGGAAGAGCAAGCGATTCACATTTTCTCGGAAAACCTGCGAAAACTGCTATTGCAGCCTCCGTTAAAAGGGAAGGTCGTCCTGGGTGTAGACCCTGCGTTCAGAACAGGGTGTAAGCTGGCTGCTGTGGATGAAACGGGAAAAGTTTTATCAATTGGAGTAATTTATCCTCATACCTCTGGCGCTAAAAATACCGAAGCAAAGGACAAATTCATTAAAGTCCTGAATGACTATGAGGTAGAGATGGTTGCGATCGGCAACGGTACTGCTTCCAGGGAAACGGAACAATTCGTGTCAGACATCCTGAAAGAAATGGATAAGGAGATTTTCTATCTCATTGTCAATGAAGCAGGAGCGAGTGTCTATTCAGCATCAGACCTGGCCCGCGAAGAATTCCCTAATTACCAGGTAGAAGAACGAAGTGCGGTTTCGATTGCCCGTCGTTTGCAGGACCCGCTGGCTGAACTTGTTAAAATTGATCCCAAATCCGTCGGTGTCGGCCAGTACCAGCATGATGTCAGCCAGAAAAAGCTATCCGAATCACTGACATTCGTTGTTGAGACTGCAGTCAATCAGGTGGGTGTCAACGTAAATACAGCATCATCTTCTTTACTGCAGTATGTTTCCGGCCTTTCTAAAACTGTAGCCAATAATATAGTGAAGAAGCGTGAGGAAGAAGGGAAGTTCACAAGCAGAACACAGCTAAAAAAAATACCTCGTCTCGGAGCGAAGACCTATGAACAGGCAATTGGGTTCCTGCGTGTCATTGATGGAAAGGAACCGCTCGACAGAACCGGTATCCACCCAGAAAGTTACGGTGAGGTAAAGCAGCTGCTTGATAGCCTGGGTTTCAAATCAAAAGATTTAGGAACTCCTGCATTAAAAGATGCCCTCGCCAAAATTAACATCGACCAAACTGCAGATGAGTTAGGAATCGGGAAACTTACGCTGAAAGATATCATTGATGCACTCGTAAGACCTGAAAGAGATCCGCGGGATGAGCTTCCGGCACCTTTATTGAAAAAGGATGTATTAAAGCTGGAGGATCTAAAAACGGGAATGGAGCTTCAAGGTACTGTACGGAACGTCGTTGACTTCGGTGCTTTCGTTGATATTGGTGTAAAGCAGGATGGCCTTGTCCATATCTCTAAGCTAAGCAACCGCTTCGTAAAACATCCGCTGGATATTGTATCCGTCGGGGACGTTGTTACTGTATGGGTGGACAGTGTCGACCAGAAGAAAGGTCGAGTCGCCTTGACAATGCTTAAGCCTGACCAGGCATAA
- a CDS encoding SprT family protein translates to MTDQELHNLVVAISNEYFHKPFRHKAFFNPRLRTTGGRYMLSSHTIEINKKYFEQLGEAELVGIIKHELCHYHLHIEGKGYKHRDKDFRDLLKKVDAPRFCSVLPEEKKRRAKQKFVFYQCSSCKLTYRRKRSIDTSKYVCGKCRGKLVKVKEMTVE, encoded by the coding sequence ATGACTGATCAAGAGTTGCATAATCTTGTAGTGGCGATCTCAAATGAATACTTCCATAAGCCATTCAGGCATAAGGCGTTCTTCAACCCGAGGCTCCGCACTACAGGAGGACGTTATATGCTGAGCAGCCATACCATTGAAATTAATAAAAAGTATTTTGAACAGCTGGGTGAAGCAGAGCTCGTTGGGATCATTAAGCATGAACTATGCCATTACCACCTTCATATAGAAGGAAAAGGTTACAAGCATCGCGATAAAGATTTCCGAGATCTATTAAAGAAGGTAGATGCCCCGAGGTTTTGCTCTGTCCTTCCGGAGGAGAAGAAAAGGAGGGCGAAACAGAAATTCGTTTTTTATCAGTGCAGCAGCTGCAAGTTGACTTATCGCCGCAAAAGATCTATAGATACCTCAAAATACGTGTGCGGAAAATGCCGGGGAAAGCTCGTAAAAGTGAAGGAAATGACTGTAGAATAA
- the rsbW gene encoding anti-sigma B factor RsbW: MNQSFDYIEMKIPAKPEFVGVIRLTLSGIASRMGFSYDEIEDLKIATSEACTNAVQHAYKNNENGEVIIGFGLYEDKLEVMVADNGQSFDFHSARQGLGPYDQNSSVEFLREGGLGLYLIETLMDEVRIHHKEGVTVFMTKYREGEQVERDAETIST, encoded by the coding sequence ATGAACCAGTCATTTGACTATATTGAGATGAAAATCCCGGCTAAACCGGAATTCGTGGGTGTCATTCGTTTGACCCTGTCTGGTATTGCAAGCCGCATGGGTTTTTCCTACGACGAGATTGAAGATTTAAAAATTGCTACCAGCGAAGCTTGTACCAACGCTGTACAGCATGCATATAAAAACAATGAGAACGGCGAAGTCATCATCGGTTTCGGATTGTATGAAGACAAGCTTGAAGTGATGGTTGCAGATAATGGCCAGAGCTTTGATTTCCACTCAGCGCGCCAGGGACTAGGTCCTTATGATCAGAATAGTTCTGTGGAATTCCTTCGCGAAGGAGGCTTGGGACTGTATTTGATCGAAACCTTGATGGACGAGGTTCGAATCCATCACAAAGAGGGCGTCACGGTCTTTATGACCAAGTACCGAGAAGGAGAGCAGGTGGAGAGAGATGCAGAGACAATCTCAACCTAA